A single genomic interval of Streptococcus suis harbors:
- a CDS encoding quinol oxidase yields MTELDVVSDVVTHPEETYRRSRRASRRQQVQLNGEFHERVLKTKYWPALVWSLVLSVFSVANPLLMPFATNIQTQNLYAGMAMANGQIPYGDFFGTSGLLFYLLAFLGHLGGTFIIFGILQFIALLIAGIYFYKIVAYFSQSEHLATSSSHWFYVFIFALGFGGMYAEMFALPFLLTSVWFLVRYFENAVRDEAFILYGIDAALVFLIYPKSLILWLVAGLVLFIFNIQHRQVTRGIYQLLATIFGFLLILYAVGYYAFEAQILGTAIQQTFLYNLQLDFHHSYLYLALAIVSVFLLLSGFFKSFIQMVFSFKQGRHTYIKVLLLLTFLVQCVFIIGNANFQWSQLILLLPYGFAMSVVYLRDEDVEDYRGYLRRQFFLPLAICLGIIAQPAYLYLVQGDLRTDREQVANYIGEQTKDSDKIYVWDNSASIYLSSQRLSAATITTAESYLNTDDNKNSLMYDINKNEAKFVVVNKTLPILDEIKTNLESQYQSVQTTDYFTIYQKNE; encoded by the coding sequence ATGACAGAATTAGATGTAGTTTCGGACGTAGTTACTCATCCTGAGGAAACTTATCGACGTAGTCGTAGAGCATCCCGCAGACAGCAAGTGCAACTGAATGGTGAATTTCATGAAAGAGTATTAAAGACAAAGTACTGGCCAGCTCTTGTTTGGAGCTTAGTTTTAAGTGTTTTTAGCGTAGCCAATCCACTGCTAATGCCATTTGCAACCAATATACAAACTCAAAATTTATATGCAGGGATGGCAATGGCAAATGGACAAATCCCTTATGGTGATTTCTTTGGTACAAGCGGGTTATTATTCTACTTACTTGCTTTCTTAGGTCATCTGGGAGGGACTTTCATTATCTTTGGAATCCTCCAGTTTATAGCATTACTGATAGCGGGAATCTATTTTTATAAGATTGTAGCTTATTTTAGTCAGTCAGAACACCTAGCGACAAGTTCTAGCCATTGGTTCTATGTATTTATTTTTGCACTTGGTTTTGGAGGGATGTATGCAGAAATGTTTGCTCTTCCGTTTCTTTTGACTAGTGTGTGGTTTCTGGTCCGCTATTTTGAAAATGCAGTGCGTGATGAGGCATTTATCCTCTACGGAATCGATGCGGCATTGGTATTTTTAATTTACCCAAAAAGTCTGATTCTTTGGTTAGTTGCGGGTCTAGTTTTATTTATTTTTAATATCCAACACCGCCAAGTTACTCGAGGAATCTATCAATTATTAGCAACCATTTTTGGTTTTCTTCTGATTCTATATGCGGTAGGTTATTATGCTTTTGAGGCGCAGATTCTGGGGACAGCTATTCAACAAACTTTCCTTTATAACTTACAGTTAGACTTTCACCATTCCTATCTATATTTAGCCTTGGCGATTGTGTCTGTATTTTTACTCTTATCTGGATTCTTTAAAAGTTTCATCCAAATGGTGTTTTCTTTCAAACAAGGAAGACATACCTATATCAAAGTTCTCCTATTATTGACTTTCTTAGTTCAATGTGTCTTTATTATTGGGAATGCTAATTTTCAATGGAGCCAACTCATTCTTCTTTTACCGTATGGTTTTGCGATGTCGGTCGTTTACCTGCGTGATGAGGATGTAGAAGATTATCGTGGGTATTTGCGTCGTCAATTCTTTCTTCCGTTAGCTATTTGCTTGGGTATTATCGCTCAACCTGCTTATCTTTATTTGGTACAGGGAGATTTGAGAACTGACCGTGAACAAGTTGCCAATTACATTGGTGAACAAACAAAAGATTCGGATAAGATTTATGTTTGGGATAATAGCGCAAGCATCTATCTTTCAAGTCAACGTTTATCTGCCGCAACGATTACTACAGCAGAATCCTATCTGAATACTGACGACAATAAAAATAGCTTGATGTATGACATCAATAAAAATGAGGCAAAATTTGTAGTCGTCAATAAGACTTTGCCAATTCTAGATGAAATCAAGACAAATTTAGAATCACAGTACCAGTCTGTTCAGACAACGGACTACTTTACGATTTATCAAAAGAATGAATGA
- the mutL gene encoding DNA mismatch repair endonuclease MutL: MSHIIELPEILANQIAAGEVIERPASVVKELVENSIDAGASQIEISVEEAGLKMIQITDNGEGIAPDEVALALRRHATSKIKNQSDLFRIRTLGFRGEALPSIASVSHMIIETATADSAHGLHLEAKGGVIEKEEPVSRPVGTQITVSDLFYNTPARLKYVRSQQAELSHIVDVVNRLSLAHPEIAFALVNEGRELIRTAGTGKLRQAISGIYGIASAKKMVEIMAEDLDFQISGYVSLPELTRANRNYISIFINGRYIKNFLLNRAILEGYGSKLMVGRFPLAVISIEIDPYLADVNVHPTKQEVRISKEKELMTLIREAISQALKEQDLIPDALENLAQSSTRPKVKAEQGTLPLKEPKIYYDTIKQDFFLKPDVVAEDVKPLEEDRQEIVESPVENKPTSVQFAERQSVESEDQEHPNLSAKELAKLADKLDREETSTFPELEYFGQMHGTYLFAQGKTGLYIIDQHAAQERVKYEYYREKIGQVDNSAQQLLVPYIFEFPQNDALDLVHKMDALRQVGVNLEEYGANQFILREHPIWMKEEEIESGIYEMCDMLLLTDQVSIKQYRAELAIMMSCKRSIKANHALDDYSARDLLRQLSYCQNPYNCPHGRPVLVHFSKSDMEKMFRRIQENHTSLRELGKY; encoded by the coding sequence ATGTCACATATTATTGAACTACCAGAAATACTAGCCAACCAGATTGCGGCTGGTGAGGTCATTGAGCGACCAGCCAGTGTGGTTAAGGAGTTGGTGGAAAATTCCATTGACGCAGGGGCTAGTCAGATTGAAATTAGTGTTGAAGAGGCTGGCCTTAAAATGATTCAAATTACGGATAACGGTGAGGGGATTGCCCCTGATGAAGTAGCGCTTGCCCTCCGCCGTCACGCTACTAGTAAGATAAAAAATCAATCGGATTTGTTTCGTATTCGCACCCTAGGTTTTCGTGGAGAAGCTCTGCCTTCCATTGCTTCTGTCAGTCATATGATCATTGAGACAGCTACGGCAGACTCTGCACACGGACTTCATTTGGAGGCCAAAGGTGGTGTCATCGAGAAAGAGGAGCCAGTTAGTCGTCCAGTTGGCACACAGATTACTGTTTCGGATTTATTTTACAATACCCCTGCTCGTCTCAAATACGTTCGCAGTCAACAGGCTGAATTATCACATATTGTTGATGTTGTAAATCGATTGAGTCTAGCTCATCCGGAAATAGCCTTTGCCTTAGTAAACGAAGGACGAGAATTAATTAGAACTGCAGGGACAGGGAAACTTCGTCAGGCAATTTCAGGGATTTATGGGATTGCTTCTGCCAAAAAAATGGTTGAAATTATGGCAGAAGATCTGGATTTTCAGATTTCAGGTTACGTTTCCCTGCCAGAGTTGACTCGTGCCAACCGCAACTACATTTCCATTTTCATCAACGGTCGCTATATCAAGAATTTTTTGCTGAATCGAGCGATTTTGGAAGGTTACGGCAGTAAGTTGATGGTTGGACGCTTTCCATTGGCAGTCATTTCTATAGAAATTGACCCCTATCTTGCTGATGTCAATGTGCATCCGACCAAGCAGGAAGTTCGTATCTCCAAGGAAAAAGAACTCATGACCTTGATTCGAGAGGCGATTAGTCAAGCACTTAAAGAGCAGGACTTGATACCAGATGCTCTTGAGAATTTAGCTCAGTCAAGTACTCGACCAAAAGTAAAAGCAGAGCAAGGTACCTTACCACTCAAAGAGCCAAAAATCTATTATGATACGATTAAGCAAGACTTCTTCTTAAAGCCAGACGTGGTCGCTGAGGATGTCAAACCTCTCGAAGAGGATAGGCAAGAGATTGTTGAGTCGCCTGTCGAAAATAAACCTACATCTGTTCAATTTGCAGAACGTCAGTCAGTGGAATCAGAAGATCAGGAGCATCCGAATCTAAGCGCAAAAGAATTGGCAAAACTGGCAGATAAATTAGACCGAGAGGAAACATCGACATTTCCAGAGTTAGAATATTTTGGTCAAATGCATGGGACGTATTTATTTGCGCAAGGTAAGACAGGACTTTATATCATTGACCAGCATGCCGCACAAGAGAGGGTCAAATACGAATACTACCGTGAGAAGATTGGTCAGGTAGACAATTCAGCTCAACAGTTATTGGTGCCCTATATCTTTGAATTTCCGCAGAATGATGCCCTTGACCTCGTCCACAAAATGGATGCCCTTCGTCAAGTTGGTGTCAACTTGGAAGAATATGGAGCTAATCAATTTATTCTGCGTGAACATCCTATTTGGATGAAGGAAGAGGAGATTGAGTCTGGCATTTATGAGATGTGCGACATGTTGCTCTTGACGGATCAGGTGTCAATCAAGCAGTATCGGGCAGAACTGGCCATCATGATGTCTTGTAAACGGTCAATCAAGGCCAACCATGCTTTGGATGATTATTCGGCGCGTGATTTATTGAGACAATTGTCTTACTGCCAAAATCCCTATAACTGCCCGCACGGTCGTCCGGTTTTAGTACATTTTAGCAAGTCAGATATGGAAAAAATGTTCAGACGCATTCAGGAAAATCACACCAGTTTGCGAGAGTTGGGCAAGTATTAA
- the ruvA gene encoding Holliday junction branch migration protein RuvA: MYDYIKGILTKITAKYIVVETHGVGYLLQVANPYAYSGQVQQEVTVYTHQVIREDAHLLYGFATENEKSVFLSLISVSGIGPTTALAIIAVDDNDGLVRAIEQKNITYLTKFPKIGKKTAQQMILDLEGKFVMSEEAGPVQQVAPSSENIALDEAMEAMEALGYRPAELKKIKKFFDGTNDTAENYIKSALKMLMK, translated from the coding sequence ATGTACGACTATATCAAAGGAATTTTAACAAAAATCACTGCAAAGTATATTGTGGTAGAAACGCACGGAGTTGGCTACCTCTTGCAAGTAGCTAATCCCTACGCTTACTCTGGACAGGTCCAGCAAGAAGTGACGGTTTATACCCATCAAGTCATTCGTGAGGATGCTCATTTGCTCTACGGATTTGCTACAGAAAATGAAAAATCTGTCTTTCTGAGTCTGATTTCTGTTTCAGGTATTGGTCCGACAACGGCTTTGGCTATTATTGCTGTTGATGATAATGATGGACTTGTTCGTGCTATTGAGCAGAAAAACATTACCTACCTGACCAAGTTTCCAAAGATTGGCAAGAAAACAGCCCAGCAGATGATTTTGGACCTGGAAGGCAAGTTTGTCATGAGCGAAGAAGCGGGTCCTGTTCAACAAGTAGCACCATCCAGTGAAAATATCGCTCTTGATGAAGCTATGGAAGCCATGGAGGCCCTTGGTTACCGCCCAGCCGAACTCAAGAAAATCAAGAAATTCTTCGACGGCACCAACGACACCGCAGAAAACTACATCAAGTCAGCCCTTAAAATGCTGATGAAGTAA
- a CDS encoding DNA-3-methyladenine glycosylase I, with product MSPCAWVNPNNPLYIAYHDKEWGKPLHDEQSLFELLCLESYQAGLSWEIVLNKRQAFRSAFFNYDIQRVAAMTDSELDGLLANPNIIRHKAKLYATRTNAQAFLRVQEEFGTFDTYLWEWVNFTSIDNPIKTFRELPTKSELSERLSKDLKKRGFKFVGPVCVYSYLQAAGLLNEHEESCDFRNQLRIY from the coding sequence ATGTCCCCTTGTGCTTGGGTCAATCCCAACAATCCACTCTATATTGCTTACCATGATAAAGAATGGGGCAAGCCACTTCACGATGAGCAGTCTTTGTTTGAGTTGCTTTGCTTGGAATCCTACCAAGCTGGACTTTCCTGGGAAATTGTTCTCAATAAACGTCAGGCTTTTCGCTCTGCTTTTTTCAACTATGATATTCAAAGGGTTGCAGCTATGACAGATAGTGAGTTAGACGGTCTTCTTGCCAATCCCAACATCATTCGCCACAAGGCAAAGCTGTACGCTACCCGCACCAATGCTCAGGCCTTTCTTCGAGTACAGGAGGAATTCGGTACGTTTGATACGTATCTTTGGGAATGGGTTAACTTTACATCTATCGACAACCCTATTAAGACCTTTCGAGAGCTACCGACCAAAAGTGAACTATCAGAAAGATTGTCCAAAGATTTGAAGAAACGAGGCTTCAAATTTGTTGGTCCTGTCTGTGTTTACTCTTATTTGCAGGCGGCGGGTCTCTTAAATGAACACGAGGAATCTTGTGATTTTAGAAATCAATTACGAATTTATTAG
- a CDS encoding competence/damage-inducible protein A, which yields MKAELIAVGTEILTGQIINTNAQFLSEKCAELGIDVYFHTAVGDNENRLLSVLEVASKRSELVILCGGLGPTEDDLTKQTLATFLGRNLVFDELAMAKLDRFFASRPGRVRTPNNERQAQIVEGSQALQNPAGLAVGGMIEQDGVTYIVLPGPPSELKAMFSESLLPLLSQSQQQLYSRVLRFFGIGESQLVTVLADLIDNQTDPTIAPYAKVGEVTLRLSTKATSQEEADLRLNQLEEDILQRDKLREYFYAYGEDNSLVKTVATRLAEKRQTIAIVEQGTGGLLQAELSLALAVQPYFSGGKVIGQLGTESGRLSEEADCIRQELQADLGLAVSVLIKPKSTEDNVLAKVYLTLATTSGISQKEIDLGGYSWQYLRQLACLQAWDFVRNTL from the coding sequence ATGAAAGCAGAACTAATCGCCGTTGGGACGGAGATTTTGACAGGTCAAATCATCAATACCAACGCCCAGTTCCTTTCGGAGAAATGTGCAGAGCTGGGAATTGATGTTTACTTCCACACAGCTGTTGGAGATAATGAAAACAGGCTTTTGTCTGTACTGGAGGTAGCCAGCAAGCGTAGTGAGCTAGTCATTCTCTGTGGAGGACTTGGCCCAACTGAGGATGACTTGACCAAGCAGACCCTGGCGACCTTCTTAGGTAGAAATCTTGTGTTTGATGAGTTGGCTATGGCAAAATTAGACCGCTTCTTTGCCAGTCGCCCAGGTCGTGTTCGTACACCAAATAATGAACGTCAGGCACAGATTGTGGAGGGAAGTCAGGCGCTACAGAATCCAGCTGGTTTAGCTGTTGGTGGTATGATTGAGCAAGATGGTGTAACCTATATTGTTTTGCCTGGCCCACCAAGTGAGCTCAAGGCCATGTTTTCTGAGAGTCTCTTACCTTTACTGTCCCAATCTCAGCAGCAACTTTATTCGCGTGTCCTACGCTTTTTTGGCATTGGTGAAAGCCAGTTAGTGACTGTTTTGGCGGACTTGATTGACAACCAAACTGACCCGACGATTGCACCCTATGCTAAGGTTGGTGAAGTAACCTTGCGTCTGTCCACCAAAGCGACCAGCCAAGAAGAAGCAGATTTACGTCTGAATCAGTTGGAAGAAGACATCTTACAACGTGATAAACTGAGAGAATATTTCTATGCTTACGGTGAGGACAATAGTTTGGTCAAAACGGTAGCGACTCGTTTGGCGGAGAAAAGACAAACCATCGCTATCGTCGAACAGGGGACAGGTGGTCTCTTGCAAGCTGAATTGAGCCTGGCTTTGGCTGTTCAGCCGTATTTTAGCGGAGGAAAAGTCATCGGTCAGCTAGGGACAGAATCGGGCAGGCTATCAGAGGAAGCTGACTGCATTCGGCAGGAGCTGCAAGCTGATTTGGGTTTGGCTGTGTCTGTGCTTATCAAACCGAAATCAACAGAGGACAACGTACTTGCAAAAGTATATCTCACTTTGGCTACGACCTCGGGTATTTCCCAAAAAGAGATAGATTTAGGTGGTTATTCGTGGCAATACCTTCGCCAGCTTGCTTGTCTGCAGGCCTGGGATTTTGTACGAAACACTTTGTGA
- the recA gene encoding recombinase RecA, producing MAKKPGKKLEDITKKFGDERKKALDDALKSIEKDFGKGAVMRLGERAEQKVQVMSSGSLSIDIALGAGGYPKGRIIEIYGPESSGKTTVALHAVAQAQKDGGIAAFIDAEHALDPAYAAALGVNIDELLLSQPDSGEQGLEIAGKLIDSGAVDLVVVDSVAALVPRAEIDGDIGDSHVGLQARMMSQAMRKLGASINKTKTVAIFINQLREKVGVMFGNPETTPGGRALKFYASVRMDVRGNTQIKGTGDKKDQNVGKETKVKIVKNKVAPPFKEVVVEIMYGEGISRTGELIEIGSNLGIIQKAGAWYSYNGEKIGQGSENAKKFLADNPAIFDEIDRKIRVHYGLIEGEEAPEVVTEETPVATEEVQDVILDLDGGIELEE from the coding sequence TTGGCTAAGAAACCAGGAAAAAAATTAGAAGATATTACAAAGAAATTTGGCGATGAGCGTAAAAAAGCGTTGGATGATGCCCTAAAATCAATTGAAAAAGATTTTGGTAAGGGCGCTGTCATGCGTCTTGGTGAGCGTGCTGAGCAAAAAGTTCAAGTCATGAGTTCAGGTAGTTTGTCCATCGACATTGCGCTTGGGGCGGGTGGCTATCCGAAAGGTCGTATCATTGAGATTTATGGTCCAGAGAGCTCAGGTAAGACAACTGTTGCTCTTCATGCGGTAGCTCAAGCCCAGAAAGATGGTGGTATTGCTGCCTTTATCGATGCGGAACACGCCTTGGATCCAGCCTATGCAGCAGCTCTTGGTGTCAATATTGATGAGTTACTCTTGTCACAGCCAGACTCAGGGGAACAAGGTCTTGAAATTGCAGGCAAGCTGATCGACTCTGGTGCGGTTGACTTGGTTGTTGTTGACTCGGTTGCAGCCCTTGTACCACGTGCAGAAATCGATGGCGATATTGGTGATAGTCATGTTGGTTTGCAGGCTCGTATGATGAGTCAGGCCATGCGTAAACTCGGAGCATCCATCAACAAAACTAAGACAGTAGCTATTTTCATCAACCAATTACGTGAAAAAGTCGGTGTCATGTTTGGTAACCCTGAAACAACACCTGGTGGTCGTGCGCTAAAATTCTATGCATCTGTCCGTATGGATGTTCGTGGAAACACACAAATCAAAGGAACAGGCGATAAGAAAGATCAAAACGTTGGTAAGGAAACCAAGGTGAAAATCGTGAAGAACAAGGTGGCTCCACCGTTTAAAGAGGTTGTTGTTGAAATCATGTACGGTGAAGGAATTTCTCGCACAGGTGAATTGATTGAGATTGGTAGCAACCTCGGCATCATCCAAAAAGCAGGTGCTTGGTATTCATATAATGGAGAAAAAATTGGCCAAGGTTCTGAAAATGCTAAGAAATTCTTAGCAGATAATCCAGCAATCTTTGATGAAATTGACCGTAAGATACGTGTTCATTATGGATTGATTGAAGGTGAGGAAGCACCAGAAGTTGTGACAGAGGAAACCCCTGTTGCAACTGAAGAAGTCCAAGATGTTATTTTAGACTTGGATGGCGGCATTGAATTAGAAGAATAA
- the spx gene encoding transcriptional regulator Spx, with amino-acid sequence MIKIYTVSSCTSCKKAKNWLNAHQLSYNEHNLAKEAITKEEILNILTKTENGIASIVSSKNRYAKSLDFDIEDLSVNEVIDLIASNPRILKSPILIDEKRLQVGYKEDDIRAFLPRAVRNVENAQARMRAAL; translated from the coding sequence ATGATTAAAATTTATACAGTATCTAGTTGTACTTCTTGTAAGAAAGCAAAGAACTGGCTGAATGCCCATCAATTGTCCTATAACGAACATAATCTGGCTAAAGAGGCAATCACCAAGGAAGAAATTTTAAATATTTTAACCAAGACGGAAAATGGCATTGCAAGTATTGTATCGTCAAAAAATCGCTATGCCAAGAGTTTGGATTTTGATATAGAAGATTTAAGTGTCAATGAAGTGATCGACTTGATTGCCTCTAATCCACGTATTTTGAAAAGTCCAATTCTGATTGACGAGAAACGATTGCAGGTTGGATATAAGGAAGATGACATTCGCGCCTTCTTACCACGAGCGGTTCGAAATGTTGAAAATGCCCAAGCTCGTATGCGAGCAGCCCTATAA
- a CDS encoding IreB family regulatory phosphoprotein yields MGFTEETVRFRLDDTDKQEISKTLTGVYRSLEEKGYNPINQIIGYVLSGDPAYIPRYNDARNQIRKHERDEIIEELVRYYLKGNGIDL; encoded by the coding sequence ATGGGATTCACGGAAGAAACAGTTCGTTTTCGTCTGGATGACACAGATAAACAAGAAATCAGCAAGACATTGACTGGTGTTTATCGTTCGCTAGAGGAAAAGGGCTATAATCCGATTAACCAAATCATTGGCTATGTATTAAGTGGGGACCCTGCTTATATTCCTCGCTATAATGATGCCCGCAATCAGATTCGTAAGCATGAACGAGATGAAATCATTGAAGAATTGGTGCGCTACTATTTGAAAGGAAATGGGATTGACCTCTAA
- the ruvX gene encoding Holliday junction resolvase RuvX → MRIMGLDVGSKTVGVAISDPLGFTAQGLEIIPIDEEKGEFGLERLTELVEQYKVDKFVVGLPKNMNNTSGPRVEASQAYGNLLIEQFKLPVDYQDERLTTVAAERMLIEQADISRGKRKKVIDKLAAQLILQNYLDRTF, encoded by the coding sequence ATGAGAATAATGGGATTAGACGTCGGTTCTAAGACAGTTGGTGTAGCTATTTCAGACCCCTTAGGATTCACAGCTCAAGGTTTGGAAATCATCCCAATCGATGAAGAAAAGGGCGAATTCGGTCTGGAGCGTTTGACCGAACTTGTAGAACAGTACAAGGTTGATAAATTTGTTGTCGGTTTACCTAAGAACATGAACAATACTAGCGGACCTCGTGTTGAGGCTAGTCAAGCCTATGGAAATTTATTGATTGAGCAATTCAAACTACCGGTTGATTACCAGGATGAACGTTTGACGACCGTTGCGGCAGAACGCATGTTGATTGAGCAAGCGGATATCAGCCGAGGAAAACGTAAGAAAGTTATCGATAAATTAGCAGCTCAGCTGATTTTACAAAATTATTTAGATAGAACATTTTAA
- a CDS encoding DUF1292 domain-containing protein, with translation MAHHHDHEHDHNHDERELITLVDDQGNETLFEILLTIDGQEEFGKNYVLLIPASAEEDENGEVEIQAYSYIENENGTEGDLQPIPEDATAEWDMIEEVFNSFMEEE, from the coding sequence ATGGCACATCATCATGACCATGAACACGACCACAACCACGACGAACGTGAATTGATTACTTTGGTAGACGACCAAGGTAACGAAACACTTTTTGAAATCTTATTGACGATTGACGGTCAAGAAGAGTTTGGTAAGAACTACGTCCTCTTAATCCCTGCAAGTGCAGAAGAAGATGAGAACGGAGAAGTTGAAATCCAAGCCTACTCATACATCGAGAATGAGAACGGCACAGAAGGCGACCTCCAACCAATCCCAGAAGACGCAACAGCAGAATGGGATATGATTGAAGAAGTCTTCAACAGCTTTATGGAAGAGGAATAA
- a CDS encoding nucleotidyltransferase family protein, protein MKEELGKYLSQDPDINRILGIVKDLDLADSWICAGTIRNFIWNHYRFDKKTDIDIIFYDEKISYQETKEIEANLHQRYPEYQWEVKNQVFMHIHSPDTRPYQSSKDAIEKFPERCTAIGVRQTKNGNLEIFAPYGLDDIYHYLVRPTPHFIGNSKRMDLYEKRIKKKNWKEQWPVITDM, encoded by the coding sequence ATGAAAGAAGAGTTGGGAAAATATTTATCGCAAGACCCTGATATCAATAGGATTTTGGGGATTGTAAAGGATTTAGACTTAGCGGATTCATGGATTTGTGCGGGAACAATTCGTAATTTTATCTGGAATCACTATCGTTTTGATAAAAAAACGGATATTGATATCATCTTTTACGATGAAAAAATATCCTATCAAGAAACGAAAGAAATAGAAGCAAATTTGCATCAAAGATATCCGGAATATCAGTGGGAAGTTAAGAATCAAGTATTTATGCACATTCATAGCCCAGACACCCGTCCTTATCAATCGTCAAAAGATGCAATAGAAAAATTTCCCGAAAGGTGTACCGCAATCGGTGTCCGTCAGACAAAAAACGGGAATCTCGAAATTTTTGCACCTTATGGATTAGATGATATCTATCATTATTTGGTACGACCAACTCCTCATTTTATTGGTAATTCTAAACGTATGGATTTATATGAGAAAAGAATAAAAAAGAAAAACTGGAAAGAACAATGGCCTGTAATAACTGATATGTAA
- a CDS encoding IS110 family transposase — MFHFTTLFIGMDVHKESFSLCYYDMMANQFKHSTKVGPNVSYIVNYVNELRRLYGQDAEVLCGYEAGCLGFTLYHQLQAHGIPCIVMAPTTVMKEGSKRVKTDKKDAAQLAKALAFRSYRPVHIPTVEDEQVKEYIRMRTDHKVALKKIKQQILAFCLRHDFRYTEGSSNWTQKHVRWLRSLNPDGLYAEILTEYLLTYEKLVDQIERYDARIEQLGQSDSYQEKVSRLSCFIGIKTLTALSIVTEIGDFNRFATAQHFASYLGLTPSENSSGDKERRGAITKAGNSHVRRLLIEAAQSLAKGTIGYKSKELKRRQSGNRVEVIAYADKANERLRRRYRTLVLGKNKKQNVAKTAIARELSGFIWGMMTGRIA; from the coding sequence ATGTTTCATTTTACCACACTTTTCATCGGAATGGATGTTCACAAAGAAAGTTTTTCACTCTGCTATTATGATATGATGGCGAATCAATTCAAACATAGCACTAAAGTTGGTCCAAATGTTAGCTATATTGTGAACTATGTGAATGAGCTTCGTCGTTTATATGGTCAAGATGCAGAAGTGTTATGTGGCTACGAAGCCGGATGTCTTGGATTTACCCTATATCACCAGCTACAAGCTCACGGGATTCCCTGTATCGTGATGGCGCCTACAACGGTGATGAAGGAAGGATCTAAGCGTGTTAAGACTGATAAAAAAGATGCAGCTCAGCTCGCAAAAGCTCTGGCCTTTCGTAGCTATCGGCCTGTTCATATTCCTACTGTTGAGGATGAACAAGTCAAAGAATATATCCGCATGAGAACAGACCACAAAGTGGCTCTGAAGAAAATCAAACAACAAATTCTTGCCTTCTGTCTCCGACATGATTTTCGCTATACCGAGGGAAGCAGTAATTGGACACAGAAACATGTCCGCTGGCTCCGTTCCCTAAATCCTGATGGACTTTACGCAGAGATTTTGACAGAATATCTATTGACCTATGAGAAATTAGTAGATCAAATAGAACGGTATGATGCACGAATTGAGCAACTGGGTCAAAGCGACAGTTACCAAGAGAAGGTCTCACGGCTTTCTTGCTTTATTGGCATTAAAACACTAACTGCTCTTTCCATTGTGACAGAAATCGGTGATTTTAATCGCTTTGCGACAGCTCAACATTTTGCTTCTTATCTTGGGCTAACTCCTAGCGAAAATTCTAGCGGCGACAAGGAGAGAAGAGGTGCTATCACCAAAGCTGGGAATAGCCATGTGAGACGACTTCTGATAGAAGCTGCACAATCATTGGCTAAGGGGACGATTGGGTATAAATCCAAAGAATTGAAAAGGAGACAAAGTGGAAACCGAGTGGAGGTGATTGCTTATGCGGATAAGGCTAATGAACGCTTAAGAAGACGTTATCGCACACTTGTTCTAGGAAAAAATAAGAAACAAAATGTTGCTAAAACAGCTATTGCACGAGAATTGTCTGGTTTTATTTGGGGGATGATGACAGGAAGAATAGCTTGA
- a CDS encoding transcriptional regulator, whose product MKFEKVYDSVKGIVNKARKEYYIKLWEKEDWDQEGMMTLFELLEDQPWLADEQEQLYCYFKVKFRNRVKDRVRRQESQKRKFDRMPHEDIHDLSHVIQSPGLVNDELLMLRGALRDYRKKLSNDQLENYEKLISGQCFRGRREMIRDLQIYLKDFR is encoded by the coding sequence ATGAAATTTGAAAAGGTCTATGATAGCGTAAAAGGGATTGTCAACAAGGCTCGAAAAGAGTACTATATTAAATTATGGGAAAAGGAAGATTGGGATCAAGAGGGCATGATGACCTTATTTGAATTGTTGGAAGATCAACCGTGGTTAGCTGATGAGCAAGAACAGTTGTATTGCTATTTTAAAGTGAAATTTAGAAATCGGGTCAAAGACCGTGTACGCAGACAAGAAAGTCAGAAGCGTAAGTTTGACCGTATGCCGCATGAGGATATTCACGATTTATCTCACGTTATACAATCGCCAGGTTTAGTCAATGATGAGTTGTTAATGTTGAGAGGAGCATTGAGGGATTATCGAAAAAAACTAAGCAATGACCAGCTTGAAAATTATGAAAAACTAATTAGTGGCCAATGTTTCCGTGGTCGCCGTGAAATGATTCGCGATTTACAAATCTATTTAAAAGACTTTCGCTAA